The nucleotide sequence CGGTCTGGCCGGGGACGGCGCTGATGGCGCCGGCCAGCGAGCGGGATTCCAGCTTGGCGGCTTCGAGGGCCCGGTTGGCGGCCACGACCTGGATGAGCCGGCCCAGGGGGAGGCAGAAGGCCAGCACGATCATGGTGGTCACCGCCGCCGCGGTGAGGGCCAGGCGGGCCCTCACGGGGTGTGCGGGTCGATGAGCATGACGCCCACACCCCGCACGCTGCGCAGGTAGCGGGGCGACCGGGCCGACTCGCCCAGCTTGGTCCGCAACCACGACAGGTGGACGTCAACGGTCTTCTCGGGGCCCCCGTACGGCTGCCGCCACACCGCGGCGAGGAGCTCCCGTTTGGAGACGACCTCGCCTCGGCGGGTGGCGAGGTGCCAGAGCAGGTCGAACTCCTTGCGGCTCAGGTCCATCGGCTGGCCGTCGATGGCGGCCACCCGGCTGCGAGCGTCGAGGGTGAGCCCACCGATCCGGACCGGCTCGTCGGCGTCGTCCTCCCTGACCCGGCGGAGCACGGCCCGGATGCGGGCGTCGAGCTGGTCGGCCGAGTACGGCTTGATCACGTAGTCATCGGCGCCGGCGTCGAGGGTCCGGATGATCTCGCCCTCGTCGTCGCGGGCGGTGGCCACGATCACGGGGACGGTGCTCACCGCACGAAGCATCCGCAGCAGCTCGAGGCCGTCGATGTCGGGCAGACCGAGGTCGAGGACGACCACGTCAGGGCGCTGGTCGACGATCTCGCCCAAGGCCCGCAGCCCGCTGGACGCCCCCAGCACCACGTGACCACGTTCGGTCAAGCCCCTGGTGACAGCAGCAAGGATGTGGGTGTCGTCCTCCACTACGGCGACGGTCGTCACGCTGCGACGGTACCGCCACGACTGCAAGACGAACCGTTGGAGATCCCGATGCCCGAGTCGAACCGGCGTGGGATGGCGGAAAAAGGGGTGAGTCTTGTGAGCGGCTTTGCCTGGGCTTAGGGATCGGGCCCCCACACTGAGGTCAGTCGCCACCTAGTGGGGGGGCCACCGAAAGGGCTACCTGCTGGTGACAGCAGCGAGCAACGTCACCGGGCCTGCGCCGCGGGCAGCCGGACTACCCAAGTGGAGGAAGACCCAATGATCATCACCGAACTTCTCGCAGCGCTCAGCGTGGCCACCAAGGCCGCTTTCGGCGTGGGCATGGCCACCGTCGCCGTGACCGCCGGCGGAGCGGCCGGCGTTCTGCCCGGCCCCACCCAGGCCGCGGTGGCCACCACCGTCGAGGCCGTCAGCCCGTTCTCGTTCCCCAGCGGCGCCAGCGCCAAGGCTGACTTCGGGGGCACGGTCGCCACCGACGCCACCGATGGCGGCGTCGACGGCACGGCCGTGAGTGCCGACG is from Acidimicrobiales bacterium and encodes:
- a CDS encoding response regulator transcription factor — translated: MTTVAVVEDDTHILAAVTRGLTERGHVVLGASSGLRALGEIVDQRPDVVVLDLGLPDIDGLELLRMLRAVSTVPVIVATARDDEGEIIRTLDAGADDYVIKPYSADQLDARIRAVLRRVREDDADEPVRIGGLTLDARSRVAAIDGQPMDLSRKEFDLLWHLATRRGEVVSKRELLAAVWRQPYGGPEKTVDVHLSWLRTKLGESARSPRYLRSVRGVGVMLIDPHTP